AAGTCATTACTGctcaaagctaaaggaatacaaggttcaacagagctctgactctttgccagcctggctacagtgctgaGGAGAAATctggggttgttcttgttcttctctATTAAAGATAAATAATATGTTGTCCTGGCATGATGaagaactaaataaaaatataaatgaccGGACTGTTTTTCCAAGCTACGTAAACATCTTAACTAGTGGAATACTACTTCTTTTCCAGCTTTCACAATGCCTGCTCTAAAGTCcccagctgggaattatacgaAGGAGCAGGTcctctctgagatataactttcttttttcaaagatgCAACACTATCAAGTGTCATACGTAGTGAGGCTGCAGAATTATTGACGAGATATTCcgcttctgtgggggtaaaattataataacTGCCCCCCATTTTATCAGCAAGTGGCACTAATAGTGATAGTATCActtccttaaatttagttacAGCATTGTCCGACAGAAATCTACTGCAATGATATTTATTCTCAACTACTATACAGTCCATTGttgtaaattgaaatgttatcaaaaAATGGTCACAAAGAAGAGGGCtgtggggaaatactgttaactgttcagtttctatgccataagtcagaaCAAGGTCAGTGGTGTGAGTAAAACTGTCAGTTGGATTACTTACGCATTGAGAAAAGTCACTTGCGTCCAATAATGAATTAAATGCAGTATAAGACTGTCACTGttaacatgaatgttaaagtcatcCACAATAATGACTTTATCTGAATGAAGCACCaagtcagataaaaagtctgagaattcagATAAAAACCCAGAGTAACAAGCTGGCAGACGATACGGAACAActaataaaactggtttctgagctttccaATCTGGACTAAGAATAATCtccacatagagacaaacaatcacgctcacattcacacctacggacaatttagaatcacctcaacatgtttttgaactgtgggaggaagtcggagaaCCCGAAGGAAACcgacacatgcacagggagaaccaGCAAACTTTCTGCAGAAAGATCGTGGGAAGCCAagatcttgtagctgcaaggcgacagtgctaaccaccaagccactgtgtagccctaatttctcattttaatttaaaatgttacatGACAGGCTTTAAGGTTCAAATCTGATACAAACACAACTACACTCTCTGTCTTATTTTAGCTAAATCAAAACATCCTCTTTCAcaatatacagtcatggaaacaGGCAGAAATCCATACAAAAGAGGAAGTGAGAGGGGATAAGGGGAAGATAGCTTTAGCTTTTTGCTCTTCATAACACAGCGGATAAATGTCAGCCCACATCGCACACAGCACAGACCTGACCTGATAACTTCTGAAGCCATGTCTACGCACAGGTAATGCACATTTTTTCTCCAGTACACGTTTTTGCTGtaaatgattatttattttgactGATTGATTTGATTCATTCTGTTGTTTCAGCCCTAATGTAGTGTTGCTGATTGGGACCACCATCATCATATCTCTGATGAAAGCTGACTGCACAGCTGTAACGGAGGACTACAATGGATTTGAACTGTGCGTTACATCAAGGCGAGGGATTAAAGATTTTTCACATCAAAATCTGACAGATGTTCCCTCAAATCTTTCCAACAACACACAGTATTTGGATATTTCCTACAACCTCATCCAAAGTCTGAATGGAGCTCACTTTTCCGGACtgttccagctgtgtgtcctgaAGGTAACTCACTGTGGACTGCAGGAAATTTCACCCACTGCGTTCAGTCACACACCAGCactcaaatttctgaacataTCTCATAATAACTTACATGTGATCCCAGACATTTCAGTGAAACAGCTTAAAGTTCTTGATTTGGGGAACAATCTGTTTAGCAGCTATCAGACACCAGAATCATTTCAGAACTTCTCAAATCTGGATTTGCTGTCAATAGGTAGCACAGCTGCTCCATCAGTCAGCTACAATGACTTTGATCCTCTGATGAATGTATCTGTACATCATCTGGTTTTGGGAGCAGGAATTCCCTGGGAAAACTATGAATCTGGTTCTCTTGCGAAAATGGAGTCTCTCCAAAAGGTTTCCATCCATGCATCTTTTTGTGGGAATTTCAGAATGTTTGAGAAGGTCCTTGTGGACTTGAACGTGACAAAAGCAAAATCACTGAGATTCATTACCTTCTTTCCAGACAACTGCCAGGTGAACAGTGACCCCTTTAAAAACCTAAGAACAATGGCATTTGTACAAAATCTCACCATAGAAAACACCTGGATAAACAGCTCTTTTATGGAGAAGCTTCTGAAGAATGTGTGGCTGTCCTCTGTCTATGACCTCTCATTTGTTAACATGACTTATAATGAAGATACACCAGATGGGTTTCAATTTCACACCATTAATCACACGATCAATCTTTCTTCAGTTACCTTCAATGGCATAAATCATTATCAATACAAGTATCCTACTTTCAACATGAGTGTTGAAGCTTTCTCAAGACTGACCTATTTGAAGTTTTCTGGGACTGGAATGAACATTTTACCCTGCAGAGTCATGTCTGCCCTGCCGTCATTGGAAACGCTCGACCTCTCCGACAACCTTTTATCAGAGTCAGGCTTCTGGTGGTTTATGTGCTCACCCACCTCTGCCTTTCCCAAACTGCGGCAGCTCTCTCTAAGCAAGAATCGCTTCAGCAGTCTTTCATTTATCTCTCAGAAAATGAATGAG
This is a stretch of genomic DNA from Acanthochromis polyacanthus isolate Apoly-LR-REF ecotype Palm Island chromosome 1, KAUST_Apoly_ChrSc, whole genome shotgun sequence. It encodes these proteins:
- the LOC110969648 gene encoding toll-like receptor 1, with protein sequence MSTHSPNVVLLIGTTIIISLMKADCTAVTEDYNGFELCVTSRRGIKDFSHQNLTDVPSNLSNNTQYLDISYNLIQSLNGAHFSGLFQLCVLKVTHCGLQEISPTAFSHTPALKFLNISHNNLHVIPDISVKQLKVLDLGNNLFSSYQTPESFQNFSNLDLLSIGSTAAPSVSYNDFDPLMNVSVHHLVLGAGIPWENYESGSLAKMESLQKVSIHASFCGNFRMFEKVLVDLNVTKAKSLRFITFFPDNCQVNSDPFKNLRTMAFVQNLTIENTWINSSFMEKLLKNVWLSSVYDLSFVNMTYNEDTPDGFQFHTINHTINLSSVTFNGINHYQYKYPTFNMSVEAFSRLTYLKFSGTGMNILPCRVMSALPSLETLDLSDNLLSESGFWWFMCSPTSAFPKLRQLSLSKNRFSSLSFISQKMNEMKTLESLDLSFNSISLDGDCSWPAGMKELNLGNNNLGNSVFQYLSSNFERIDLSKTGITAITQEALSCFPKLTYLKLSSNSIRVIPVDISLPNLLSLYIDQNAITSIPREALGGVPKLQTLDAGSNPFVCSCESYWFVADFNKSLLLDWPLNYTCSTPPSFADLTLSEFKSSKLSCETGLQVAVALPVIIVISAAIGLVLYKCDGVWYTKMLWVWIRMKRRGKKCSNLLKNASFSYHAFISYSHQDSDWVDSQLLPSMEGAGLSLCAHERDFVPGEWIIDNIINCVESSYKTLFVLSRHFVQSEWCNYELFFAQHRAISVQRDSLVFILLEPIPTDCIPKKFLKLRSILRQQTYLEWPNNERKQQVFWRSLKSMLHIADKSVALKDVALAISDTAALLTDDL